The Nitrosomonas sp. sh817 genome includes a window with the following:
- a CDS encoding endonuclease/exonuclease/phosphatase family protein yields the protein MRNFRILTMNIQAQAWPAGPHSDAEWRAKAAVKALDPGNFAFDEHPDVVVFNEADNEDAKEILRDGLKHLYPHHIVSFDGGSGDLNDGGLAIFSKFEFFVLPPSDKNFSGNLSRFYPYDSAGIPGFFFPMSANDDGLAEKGVAIVQISTGLHFEAVTIALTHLQAFYEEVGEHHTIRLRQLKVIEGALIDLIGAPEDNANWDKVIVLGDLNIRGDTPPYSTDGYGEWTNVFINNGGPYNNASQGINVRQNQLIFTGQLIDGWRTFMTPPGAFMEADPGLTNTNLKEGEHLPAGLKERLDYICFPKQRTDAVGETPRRLVAQHMRILPSNFSALDMAFERIQSDHKGILAQVHWQFPYNTPNQAKRQGDFAHFQAPNSPVKVNIANDLKIPSPGVFQWIYIREPGTYTFTYSPNLEAAFYYENAMSTKVDPFNQVKWAELGLDLDWLNGLQHEFQLSETGDQVDVHKPMFIRLKATERDDQFTGNIAFSFIKHTGENRFLAIGLLPNDDPKDPRLPVGQKNGKNDECWFRAPLAEQLLSGNPYRVEFYIQNDFSRKIQLSLFEGIAAPAPFERVSNEDALTLIGYDRAADIKDIYMLLERSQITDYEFLAGYRYSISYLNHLEIYSIEDQSGLGADEIHLTMTADDMAANFLDFTDEDFDDDERRMLNSYYPKNTAFSDRLNITVFELDGGDDDDGPFTATIPALKNGENSRESSLIIEAEGAEYQISYKLSRNPNR from the coding sequence ATGAGAAATTTCAGAATCTTAACCATGAACATCCAAGCGCAGGCTTGGCCTGCAGGCCCTCACAGCGACGCCGAATGGCGCGCGAAAGCGGCGGTCAAAGCACTCGATCCCGGTAATTTTGCGTTTGACGAGCATCCCGATGTAGTGGTGTTCAACGAGGCGGACAATGAAGATGCGAAAGAGATTTTGAGGGATGGGTTGAAGCATCTGTATCCGCATCACATTGTGTCGTTCGACGGCGGCAGCGGCGATCTGAACGACGGCGGGCTGGCGATATTCAGCAAATTCGAGTTCTTCGTGTTGCCGCCTTCGGACAAAAACTTTTCCGGTAACCTCAGCCGGTTTTATCCCTACGACAGCGCCGGTATTCCCGGCTTTTTTTTCCCGATGAGCGCCAATGATGATGGCTTGGCGGAAAAAGGCGTGGCCATCGTGCAAATCAGCACCGGCTTACACTTTGAAGCCGTGACCATCGCCTTGACACACTTGCAGGCGTTTTACGAAGAAGTCGGCGAACACCACACCATCCGCTTGCGGCAATTGAAAGTCATCGAAGGCGCGTTGATCGACCTCATTGGCGCGCCCGAAGACAACGCCAACTGGGATAAAGTCATCGTGCTGGGCGATTTGAACATCCGCGGCGATACACCGCCCTATTCCACCGACGGATACGGCGAATGGACCAACGTGTTTATCAACAACGGCGGCCCGTACAACAATGCCTCTCAAGGTATCAACGTCAGGCAAAACCAGCTGATTTTCACCGGGCAACTGATCGACGGCTGGCGCACGTTCATGACGCCGCCGGGCGCTTTCATGGAAGCCGATCCCGGCTTGACCAACACCAATCTGAAGGAAGGCGAGCATTTGCCGGCGGGATTGAAAGAGCGGCTGGATTACATCTGCTTTCCGAAGCAACGCACCGATGCCGTGGGCGAAACGCCTCGCCGCCTGGTCGCGCAGCACATGCGCATTCTGCCATCGAATTTCTCCGCGCTGGATATGGCATTCGAACGAATCCAAAGCGACCACAAAGGTATTCTGGCGCAAGTGCATTGGCAGTTTCCGTACAACACCCCGAATCAAGCCAAACGGCAGGGCGACTTCGCGCATTTTCAAGCGCCGAATTCACCGGTCAAAGTCAACATCGCCAATGACCTGAAGATCCCTTCTCCCGGCGTGTTCCAGTGGATTTATATCCGCGAACCGGGTACCTACACCTTCACTTACTCGCCCAATCTGGAAGCCGCGTTTTATTATGAAAACGCTATGTCCACAAAAGTGGACCCGTTCAATCAAGTCAAATGGGCGGAATTAGGACTCGACCTCGATTGGTTAAACGGTCTGCAACACGAATTCCAGCTTTCCGAAACGGGCGATCAGGTCGATGTGCATAAACCGATGTTCATCCGCCTGAAAGCCACTGAAAGAGACGATCAATTCACTGGCAATATCGCTTTTTCCTTTATCAAGCACACTGGCGAGAACCGTTTCCTCGCCATTGGCTTATTACCGAACGACGATCCCAAAGATCCGCGCCTGCCGGTGGGTCAGAAAAACGGCAAAAACGACGAATGCTGGTTCCGCGCGCCGCTGGCCGAGCAATTGTTGAGCGGCAATCCTTACCGGGTGGAGTTTTACATCCAAAACGATTTCAGCCGGAAAATCCAGCTCAGTTTGTTCGAAGGCATCGCCGCACCCGCGCCTTTTGAGCGAGTATCGAACGAAGACGCGCTCACGCTGATCGGCTATGACCGCGCCGCCGACATCAAGGATATTTACATGCTGCTGGAACGCAGCCAGATAACGGACTATGAATTCCTGGCGGGCTATCGCTACAGTATTTCCTACCTGAATCACCTGGAAATCTACAGCATCGAAGACCAAAGCGGCCTCGGCGCGGACGAAATTCACCTCACCATGACCGCCGACGACATGGCCGCCAACTTCCTCGACTTCACTGACGAAGACTTCGACGACGACGAACGGCGCATGCTCAATTCTTATTACCCTAAAAATACTGCATTTAGCGACCGGCTCAACATCACCGTGTTCGAACTCGACGGCGGCGATGACGACGACGGCCCGTTCACCGCCACGATTCCCGCATTGAAGAATGGTGAAAACAGCCGGGAATCATCGCTCATCATCGAAGCGGAAGGCGCAGAGTATCAGATCAGCTACAAGCTGAGCCGGAATCCGAACCGGTGA
- a CDS encoding glutathione S-transferase family protein: MQLQALGRLKSENMITLYGIEWSRAKYGLFTLAELGLDFQHVRINPFEKEKYAPEYLKLNPLAQVPTLIDGDLVLTEAMAINFYLARKYGAGKLWADRLEDEAQIYKWSLFAVTQMETACVDLILHRKVLDAKVRNPDIVQAAEKKLKKPLEVLNNHLAGKDFLVAGKFTVADINMAGVLSYALGGELDFSPYHHVARYLDAILSRPACRKARIAPSGKSKSIR; the protein is encoded by the coding sequence ATGCAATTACAAGCATTAGGAAGGCTCAAAAGTGAAAACATGATTACTTTATATGGCATTGAATGGTCACGGGCGAAATATGGTTTGTTCACGCTGGCGGAGCTTGGCCTGGATTTCCAGCATGTCCGGATCAACCCATTCGAGAAAGAAAAGTACGCGCCTGAGTATTTAAAGCTGAACCCGCTGGCGCAGGTACCCACGCTGATCGATGGCGATCTGGTGCTGACCGAAGCGATGGCGATTAATTTTTATCTGGCGAGAAAATACGGTGCCGGGAAGCTGTGGGCAGATCGGCTGGAGGATGAAGCGCAGATCTACAAATGGAGTCTTTTCGCCGTCACTCAAATGGAAACCGCCTGCGTGGATCTGATTCTACACCGCAAGGTTTTGGATGCGAAAGTTAGAAATCCGGATATCGTCCAGGCGGCTGAGAAGAAACTGAAAAAACCGCTTGAAGTCTTGAACAACCATCTCGCCGGTAAAGATTTTCTGGTGGCTGGAAAATTTACCGTCGCGGATATCAATATGGCGGGTGTTTTGTCCTATGCGCTGGGCGGCGAATTGGATTTTTCGCCCTATCACCATGTGGCGCGGTATTTGGATGCGATTTTATCGAGACCGGCATGCAGGAAAGCGCGAATTGCTCCTTCCGGCAAATCCAAATCCATAAGATAG
- a CDS encoding PA4780 family RIO1-like protein kinase, with protein MKTPKRIEPLIQDGFVDEVIRQLMSGKEASVFVVRCGEEIRCAKVYKEANKRSFRQSTDYTEGRKVKNSRRARAMEKGTRYGRKAQEESWQSAEVDALYRLAAAGVRVPKPHHFHEGVLLMDLVTDSNGHAAPRLNELVLTAELAREYHRALITQVVRMLCAGIIHGDLSEYNVLVDSSGPVIIDLPQAIDASANNQACKMLLRDVENLAVYFGQFAPELLTTSYGMEIWSLYQSGQLHPDSVLTGHFERIEKPVDLQSVLREIDDTLKEEEARKLYRVLHAHQ; from the coding sequence ATGAAAACCCCGAAACGAATTGAACCCCTGATCCAGGATGGCTTTGTCGATGAAGTGATCCGGCAATTAATGAGCGGTAAGGAAGCTTCGGTTTTTGTGGTTCGCTGTGGAGAAGAGATACGTTGCGCGAAAGTTTACAAAGAGGCCAACAAGCGCAGTTTTCGCCAGAGCACGGATTACACCGAAGGCCGCAAGGTAAAAAACAGCCGTCGCGCACGCGCTATGGAGAAAGGCACCCGCTACGGACGCAAAGCCCAGGAAGAATCCTGGCAGAGTGCCGAGGTGGATGCGCTGTACCGGCTCGCTGCCGCGGGGGTGCGTGTGCCCAAACCGCATCATTTTCATGAAGGTGTATTGTTGATGGATCTGGTCACTGACAGCAATGGCCACGCAGCCCCGCGGCTCAACGAACTGGTGCTGACTGCCGAGTTAGCGCGTGAATATCACCGCGCACTAATAACGCAGGTGGTTCGCATGCTTTGCGCGGGGATTATTCACGGCGATCTGTCCGAATATAACGTGCTGGTCGACAGCAGCGGGCCTGTGATCATCGATTTGCCGCAAGCGATCGACGCATCTGCCAATAACCAAGCGTGCAAAATGCTGCTACGCGATGTCGAGAACTTGGCGGTTTATTTCGGCCAATTTGCGCCTGAATTGCTCACGACGAGTTACGGCATGGAGATATGGTCACTCTACCAAAGCGGGCAACTCCATCCGGACAGTGTTTTGACTGGGCACTTCGAGCGTATTGAAAAACCAGTCGACCTGCAAAGCGTTCTGCGTGAAATTGATGACACGCTGAAGGAAGAAGAAGCAAGGAAGCTGTACCGGGTATTGCATGCCCATCAATGA
- a CDS encoding dienelactone hydrolase family protein translates to MITQTIDYHDGSTILEGYLAYHDTGTPKPAVLVSHDWSGRREFACKGAERVADMGYVGFALDMYGKGIFGADGDADRNGALMAPFAQDRALLRRRINAAVQAVRQLPQVDATKVAAMGYCFGGLCVLELARSGADVKGVVSIHGIFAPGDVPNEIITAKVLCLHGHDDPMVPPEQVLAFETEMTRGNVDWQVHVYGGTMHAFTNPKANNPGFGTVYNEIAANRAYRSVENFWGEVFA, encoded by the coding sequence ATGATTACTCAAACAATCGATTATCACGACGGCAGCACGATTCTGGAAGGTTATCTGGCGTATCACGACACCGGCACACCGAAGCCTGCGGTGCTGGTGTCGCACGACTGGAGCGGGCGGCGCGAGTTTGCGTGCAAAGGCGCGGAACGCGTCGCGGACATGGGGTATGTGGGGTTTGCTTTGGATATGTACGGCAAAGGCATATTCGGCGCCGATGGCGATGCGGATAGAAATGGCGCATTGATGGCGCCGTTCGCGCAAGACCGCGCGCTGCTGCGCCGCCGCATCAACGCTGCCGTGCAAGCCGTGCGGCAATTGCCTCAAGTCGACGCGACCAAAGTCGCGGCGATGGGTTATTGCTTCGGCGGCCTATGCGTGCTGGAACTGGCGCGCTCCGGAGCGGACGTCAAAGGCGTGGTCAGCATCCACGGCATTTTCGCGCCGGGCGATGTGCCCAACGAAATCATCACCGCCAAAGTATTATGCCTTCACGGCCACGACGACCCCATGGTGCCGCCGGAGCAAGTACTCGCATTCGAAACCGAAATGACCCGGGGCAACGTTGATTGGCAGGTGCATGTCTACGGCGGCACCATGCATGCTTTTACCAATCCGAAAGCCAACAATCCGGGTTTCGGCACGGTTTATAATGAAATCGCGGCGAACCGCGCGTACCGGTCGGTTGAGAATTTTTGGGGTGAGGTGTTCGCTTAA
- a CDS encoding heme-binding protein: MNYSRKSVTSAVAALSLWALSGHVSAQDFPTQKVLPLELSTQAAMAAIKKCHDDGFKVSVAIVDQSGLLKVQLKADGAGPHTLDSSRRKAYTANSLRDSTHKYAVLVAQKPELQSLTRLNENILLLGGGFPVKIGGEVVGGIGVGGAPGIEFDEVCASAALKVLKADDTFERK, translated from the coding sequence ATGAACTATTCACGCAAATCAGTTACTAGCGCAGTTGCGGCGCTATCGCTATGGGCATTGTCCGGTCACGTTTCCGCGCAGGATTTCCCCACGCAAAAAGTGCTGCCGCTGGAATTATCAACCCAGGCGGCGATGGCGGCAATCAAAAAATGCCACGACGACGGTTTCAAAGTCAGCGTGGCGATTGTCGACCAATCCGGTTTACTCAAGGTGCAATTGAAAGCCGACGGCGCCGGTCCGCACACGCTCGATAGCAGCCGCCGTAAAGCCTACACCGCCAACAGCTTGCGCGATTCGACGCATAAATACGCGGTATTGGTCGCGCAAAAGCCGGAATTGCAAAGCCTGACGCGCTTGAATGAAAACATTTTGCTGCTGGGCGGCGGTTTTCCGGTCAAGATCGGCGGTGAAGTGGTCGGTGGTATCGGCGTCGGCGGCGCGCCCGGCATCGAGTTTGACGAAGTCTGCGCCAGCGCGGCGTTGAAGGTTCTGAAAGCCGACGATACCTTCGAGCGCAAGTGA
- the holB gene encoding DNA polymerase III subunit delta' yields MRELYPWQQVFWRQLLHSRRFWGHALLFKGKKGTGKYDFARQLAKSLLCSAPAAGQQACGQCASCGWFEQEGHPNFYQVVPEAFAAANESAEKEESDEKSGATAKKSASQQIGVEQIRKLNDFVYLTGHQSGFKIVLIYPAEAMNTAAANALLKKLEEPPPGLLFILVTHQPQHLLPTIRSRCQQLAMPQPDVAASVAWLRQQGINDPEECLAAAGYAPLSALQLAKGGDAQSLEQFIRQVADPKRLDPLQLAEALQQSSLPVVVNWLQKWCYDLISYRTTGQVRYFLKQLPVIQALSNQLDPLVCGAFARELNNKQKLAHHPLNPRLFLEDLFIAYAAMMQQS; encoded by the coding sequence ATGCGTGAACTTTATCCCTGGCAGCAGGTATTTTGGCGGCAACTGCTGCACAGCCGCCGGTTCTGGGGGCATGCGCTGCTATTTAAGGGCAAAAAAGGCACCGGCAAGTACGATTTTGCCCGTCAACTGGCCAAATCGTTATTGTGCAGCGCACCGGCAGCCGGTCAGCAAGCGTGCGGCCAGTGCGCGAGTTGCGGCTGGTTCGAACAGGAAGGTCATCCGAATTTTTATCAAGTGGTGCCGGAAGCATTCGCCGCCGCGAATGAGTCTGCGGAGAAAGAAGAAAGCGACGAAAAGTCCGGAGCAACCGCTAAGAAAAGCGCCAGTCAGCAAATTGGTGTCGAACAAATCCGTAAACTCAACGATTTCGTCTATCTGACCGGCCATCAAAGCGGTTTCAAGATCGTCCTGATTTATCCGGCGGAAGCGATGAATACCGCTGCTGCCAATGCATTGCTGAAAAAACTCGAGGAACCGCCGCCGGGGCTGTTGTTCATTTTGGTGACGCACCAGCCGCAGCATTTGCTGCCGACTATCCGCAGCCGCTGCCAGCAGTTGGCAATGCCGCAGCCGGATGTGGCGGCATCGGTCGCCTGGCTGCGGCAGCAGGGTATTAACGATCCCGAGGAGTGCCTCGCTGCCGCCGGTTACGCGCCGTTATCCGCGCTGCAGCTTGCGAAAGGCGGCGACGCGCAATCGCTCGAGCAGTTCATCCGCCAGGTTGCCGATCCCAAGCGGCTCGATCCGTTGCAATTGGCGGAAGCGTTACAGCAAAGCAGCTTGCCGGTGGTCGTCAATTGGTTGCAAAAATGGTGTTATGACTTGATCAGTTATCGCACCACCGGGCAAGTGCGCTATTTTTTGAAACAACTGCCGGTGATTCAAGCGCTCAGCAATCAACTGGACCCGCTCGTGTGCGGGGCTTTTGCCCGGGAATTGAACAATAAGCAGAAATTGGCGCATCATCCGTTGAATCCGCGCCTGTTTCTGGAAGATTTGTTTATCGCCTACGCTGCGATGATGCAGCAGTCTTAA
- the tmk gene encoding dTMP kinase, giving the protein MKSGKFITLEGIDGAGKSTQLAWIVELLQQAGLQPVVTREPGGTTLGERVRALLLDKSMTMHAETEALLMFAARREHLDKVILPALQQGQWVISDRFTDASFAYQGGGRGLDQAKLGILEHWVQGGLQPDLTLYFDVPVEIGQQRVRQVKDADRFEQEQAGFFQRVRNAYLDRVRQFPNRIQIIDSSQPLTEVKAAVEQTVQRLLHDA; this is encoded by the coding sequence ATGAAATCAGGCAAATTCATCACGCTCGAAGGTATCGACGGCGCGGGCAAATCGACGCAACTGGCGTGGATCGTCGAACTGTTGCAGCAAGCCGGATTGCAGCCGGTGGTGACACGCGAACCGGGCGGCACGACGCTGGGCGAGCGGGTTCGCGCATTGCTGCTGGATAAATCGATGACTATGCACGCCGAGACCGAAGCATTGCTGATGTTCGCCGCGCGGCGCGAGCATTTGGATAAAGTGATTCTGCCCGCGCTGCAACAAGGCCAATGGGTGATTTCCGACCGTTTCACCGATGCCAGTTTTGCGTATCAAGGCGGCGGGCGGGGATTGGATCAAGCCAAGCTCGGCATTCTGGAACATTGGGTGCAGGGCGGATTGCAGCCCGATTTGACGCTGTATTTCGATGTGCCGGTGGAAATCGGGCAGCAGCGAGTCCGTCAAGTCAAGGATGCCGACCGTTTCGAGCAGGAACAAGCCGGTTTCTTTCAACGCGTGCGAAACGCTTACCTCGACCGGGTGCGGCAATTTCCCAATCGCATTCAAATCATCGACAGCAGTCAGCCGCTGACGGAAGTCAAAGCGGCGGTCGAGCAAACTGTTCAGCGGTTGTTGCACGATGCGTGA
- the ampD gene encoding 1,6-anhydro-N-acetylmuramyl-L-alanine amidase AmpD: protein MRLDVTGLLDAAEFIASPNCDERPPGVDINLLVIHNISLPPDEFGGDGVIELFTNRIDPAAHPYYQSLQGLKVSAHFFIRRDGTLIQFVPCSQRAWHAGVSSWQGRERCNDFSIGIELEGSDTTPFTDAQYEVLTALTQCLCEQYPIQSIAGHSDIAPGRKTDPGPWFDWGRLNLCVSKYLDSTE from the coding sequence ATGCGCCTGGACGTCACCGGTTTGCTCGATGCTGCCGAATTTATCGCTTCGCCCAACTGCGACGAACGTCCGCCGGGCGTGGACATCAACTTATTGGTAATCCACAACATCAGCCTGCCGCCGGATGAATTCGGCGGCGACGGTGTAATCGAACTGTTCACCAACCGTATCGACCCGGCCGCGCATCCTTATTATCAATCGCTACAGGGTTTGAAAGTATCCGCGCATTTTTTCATCCGCCGCGACGGCACCCTGATTCAATTCGTACCGTGCAGCCAACGCGCCTGGCACGCTGGTGTTTCGAGCTGGCAAGGCCGCGAACGCTGCAACGATTTCTCGATCGGCATCGAACTCGAAGGCAGCGACACCACGCCGTTTACCGATGCGCAATATGAAGTCTTGACCGCTTTGACTCAGTGTTTGTGCGAGCAGTATCCGATTCAGAGTATCGCCGGACACTCGGATATCGCCCCCGGACGCAAAACCGACCCGGGGCCTTGGTTTGATTGGGGGAGGTTAAACCTTTGTGTGAGTAAATATCTGGATTCTACTGAGTGA
- a CDS encoding class I fructose-bisphosphate aldolase, producing MTNIADALGKESDLLLNHICHTIPKNNLELPGADFIDRVMSLSNRKSGVLRNLQALYDHGRLTGTGYLSLLPVDQGVEHSAGASFAPNPMFFDPKNIVELAIEGGCNGVASTLGVLGIISRQYAHKIPMILKINHNELLTYPNKFDQTLFASIDQAFDMGACAVGATVFFGSDESRRQILEVSEAFEHAHNLGMVTILWAYTRNPAFKTAEKDFHVSADLTGQANHLAVTIGADIVKQKMATNNGGYTALKFGKTSPKVYSELTTEHPIDLVRYQVANCFMGRIGMINSGGESGSDDLHQAIRTAVINKRAGGMGLISGRKAFQKPFAEGVKLLHAIQDVYLSDEVTIA from the coding sequence ATGACAAACATTGCAGATGCCCTTGGCAAAGAAAGCGACTTACTGCTGAATCATATTTGCCACACCATTCCCAAGAATAATCTGGAACTGCCCGGTGCCGATTTCATTGACCGGGTAATGAGTCTCAGCAACCGGAAATCCGGGGTATTGCGTAATCTTCAGGCGCTCTATGATCATGGCCGGCTGACCGGCACCGGGTACTTATCCTTGCTTCCGGTCGATCAAGGTGTTGAACATTCGGCGGGCGCCTCCTTTGCGCCAAACCCCATGTTTTTTGATCCCAAAAATATTGTGGAACTCGCGATCGAAGGCGGCTGCAATGGCGTTGCATCGACATTAGGTGTATTGGGGATCATATCGCGCCAATACGCCCATAAAATTCCGATGATCTTGAAAATCAACCATAACGAGCTGCTCACTTACCCGAATAAATTCGACCAAACGCTCTTTGCCAGTATCGACCAAGCTTTTGATATGGGTGCTTGCGCCGTAGGTGCTACGGTCTTTTTCGGATCTGATGAATCCCGCCGCCAAATTCTGGAAGTCTCGGAAGCTTTCGAGCACGCGCACAACTTAGGAATGGTCACCATTTTATGGGCTTATACTCGTAACCCGGCATTTAAAACCGCTGAAAAAGATTTTCATGTCAGCGCCGACCTGACGGGGCAAGCGAATCATCTGGCGGTCACTATCGGCGCCGATATCGTGAAACAAAAAATGGCAACGAACAACGGCGGCTATACTGCACTTAAATTCGGGAAAACCAGCCCTAAAGTCTATAGCGAGCTTACAACGGAACACCCCATTGATTTAGTCCGTTACCAAGTTGCTAATTGCTTCATGGGGCGAATCGGCATGATCAATTCCGGCGGCGAGTCAGGCAGCGATGACTTACATCAGGCAATCAGAACCGCGGTGATTAACAAACGCGCTGGCGGCATGGGGTTAATTTCCGGGCGGAAAGCCTTTCAGAAACCATTTGCGGAGGGTGTCAAACTGCTCCATGCCATTCAGGATGTATACTTATCCGATGAAGTAACAATCGCCTGA